From Geovibrio ferrireducens, one genomic window encodes:
- a CDS encoding helix-turn-helix domain-containing protein gives MIGEKLRRLIKRKGIKQVEVCRAVGLSPSRLSNYLSGSREPDLETLSKIARFLEVKLDYFAFGDSIKNTKEIGERIKKIREMRGLTKKDLSDSTGYDLTFFAALELGHGEFERETIETIAQILKYGADELIGSCEQNTEALSAVMENEVVDYFPASPETQYHLDDIASARTEALKTPFWTVVTDGRFAPKINENELVFVEKITGFPADRESVFFASEGTLRLMRCFEYPDSVLLAPESKAGEPISLNKNEEMKPGSRCYKIHWIAKKPD, from the coding sequence ATGATTGGAGAAAAACTTAGAAGACTAATTAAACGTAAAGGAATCAAGCAGGTTGAGGTATGCAGAGCCGTGGGACTTTCACCCTCCAGACTTTCCAACTACCTCAGCGGCAGCAGAGAGCCCGATCTTGAAACTCTTTCAAAAATTGCACGCTTTCTCGAAGTTAAGCTTGATTATTTCGCCTTTGGCGACTCCATCAAGAACACCAAGGAAATAGGCGAGCGAATCAAAAAAATCCGTGAAATGAGAGGACTTACCAAAAAAGATCTCTCTGATTCCACCGGGTATGACCTCACCTTCTTTGCCGCTCTTGAATTAGGGCACGGTGAATTTGAAAGAGAAACTATCGAAACCATAGCACAGATACTTAAGTACGGTGCTGATGAGCTCATAGGAAGCTGCGAACAGAATACGGAAGCCCTTTCCGCTGTTATGGAGAATGAGGTTGTGGATTACTTCCCCGCTTCTCCGGAAACACAGTACCACCTGGACGACATAGCATCCGCCAGGACAGAGGCGCTTAAAACACCTTTCTGGACAGTGGTTACAGACGGCAGGTTTGCTCCGAAAATCAACGAGAATGAGCTTGTTTTCGTTGAAAAGATAACGGGCTTTCCCGCTGACAGGGAATCAGTATTTTTTGCTTCGGAAGGCACGCTGCGGCTTATGCGCTGTTTTGAGTACCCTGATTCGGTGCTCCTTGCGCCTGAGTCAAAGGCCGGCGAACCCATAAGCCTTAATAAAAATGAGGAAATGAAACCCGGCAGCCGCTGCTACAAAATTCACTGGATTGCCAAAAAACCCGACTGA
- a CDS encoding helix-turn-helix domain-containing protein, which translates to MIGKRLRQLLASHNMTQAELCRKLGISPGNMSNFINDQRNPSLETLSRIAGYFSVNIDSFVSEAPVARSGPRLLSSLSENTLNTAGRFWVKIDTDAFSSAFRRETLIFIDKEAEINHRDCTLVINSGRPEIYRFLVKNRGAILIPFRKTEMPLEIKKHSKTTLYKILFSAVSP; encoded by the coding sequence ATGATTGGGAAAAGACTGAGACAACTGTTAGCCTCACACAACATGACGCAAGCCGAGCTTTGCAGGAAACTGGGCATCTCTCCGGGAAATATGTCCAACTTTATAAACGACCAGAGGAATCCCAGCCTTGAGACTCTCTCACGCATTGCCGGGTATTTCTCTGTTAATATTGATTCTTTTGTGTCAGAAGCACCTGTTGCCCGCTCAGGACCCAGACTTTTATCATCTCTGAGTGAAAATACTCTGAACACTGCGGGCAGATTCTGGGTAAAGATTGACACTGATGCTTTTTCCTCTGCATTCCGCAGAGAAACGCTTATATTCATTGATAAAGAAGCGGAAATAAATCACAGAGACTGCACACTGGTCATAAACAGCGGCAGACCGGAGATTTACAGATTTCTGGTGAAAAACAGAGGGGCTATACTAATACCGTTCAGAAAAACCGAAATGCCCCTTGAAATAAAAAAACACAGCAAAACAACGCTGTACAAGATACTTTTCTCGGCAGTATCTCCCTAG
- a CDS encoding PilZ domain-containing protein: protein MIERRRFHRFEDVPVSVRLRKEDGFSFIDAEIKDISIGGIKIRTDEAINIYDFYELRICFQGCADNSGITAKAKVWRIEPDTERNNDISRFAALEFVSFEEGERRVFTKFLAGFLMGSGTEVV, encoded by the coding sequence ATGATAGAAAGAAGAAGATTCCACAGGTTTGAAGATGTTCCCGTAAGTGTACGGCTGAGAAAAGAGGACGGCTTCTCTTTTATCGATGCCGAAATAAAGGATATAAGCATAGGCGGGATTAAGATCCGCACTGATGAAGCTATAAATATATATGACTTTTATGAACTCCGGATCTGCTTTCAGGGTTGTGCGGATAACAGCGGCATAACCGCAAAGGCTAAAGTCTGGCGCATTGAGCCTGATACTGAAAGAAACAACGACATATCAAGATTCGCCGCACTGGAGTTTGTGAGTTTTGAAGAGGGTGAGCGCAGGGTGTTTACCAAGTTCCTCGCCGGGTTTCTCATGGGGAGCGGAACAGAAGTGGTCTAG